A stretch of the Pelodiscus sinensis isolate JC-2024 chromosome 8, ASM4963464v1, whole genome shotgun sequence genome encodes the following:
- the SRGN gene encoding serglycin, producing the protein MQAKMQTLVRRNGRIFLAVCIILFMGYSAQGVPVQKARFQRVRCRPDILSANCIEEKGPLFEISEGGANRILPPKADPFLMKRFQEQSGIFQFYGEESGSGTDDIPETEPESGSGIDYNVEYPNFSSSGFVQKEELKQELTNEDLML; encoded by the exons ATGCAAGCCAAAATGCAGACTCTTGTGAGACGTAATGGGAGGATTTTCCTGGCTGTTTGTATAATCCTCTTTATGGGATACTCAGCACAAG GTGTTCCAGTGCAGAAAGCAAGATTCCAGAGGGTAAGATGCAGACCAGACATCTTGTCTGCTAACTGCATTGAAGAAAAAGGACCGTTGTTTGAAATTTCTGAAGGTGGAGCTAACAGAATTCTCCCTCCCAAGGCTGATCCATTTCT GATGAAAAGATTTCAGGAGCAATCTGGTATTTTCCAATTTTATGGTGAGGAATCTGGATCTGGGACTGATGACATACCTGAAACAGAACCAGAATCTGGATCAGGAATTGATTATAATGTTGAATATCCTAACTTTTCATCTTCTGGCTTTGTTCAAAAAGAGGAGTTGAAGCAGGAACTAACAAATGAAGATTTAATGCTGTAA